The DNA sequence AACTTGAAAGAGTTTTGGCCGCAGGTGGACTTGCATCAAAGACCGTTTTTTCTGGAGTTGGAAAGTCTTACGATGAAATTGAATTTGCACTTGAGAAAGGTATTAAGTGTTTAAACGTCGAATCTATTGCAGAACTTCGAAGAATTAATGAAGTTGCAAAAAAAATAAATAAGAAAGCACCTGTTTCTATTAGAGTTAATCCCGATGTTGATGCCAAGACACATCCTTATATTGCAACAGGACTGAAAGAAAATAAATTTGGAATTTCATTTCAAAAGGCACAAGAGGTTTATGAAATTGCTCATTCGTTGGAGCATATTAGTGTTGAGGGAATTGATTGTCATATCGGTTCACAGCTCACGAATGTGGGCCCTTTTTTAGAAGCGCTAGAAAGGCTAAAGCAATTAGTTGATACCTTAAGAAAAAATGGAACACCTCTTAAACATATCGATTTAGGCGGTGGCCTCGGGGTAAAGTACCGTGATGAAATACCTCCTCATCCGAGTGAGTACCTTGCTGAAGTTATTAAAAGCCTTGAAGATTATCCTGAGTTAGAACTCATTTTTGAGCCAGGAAGGGCCATTGCGGCCAACGCAGGAATTCTTGTCACAAAGCTTGAATATATTAAAGAGAATGAAGGTAAGTACTTTGCCATTGTTGATGCGGCCATGAATGATCTAATGCGGCCAGCTCTGTATCAGGCATGGCAAGAGGTCATTAAGGTGGATCAGTCGATTAAAGGAACAAAAGAAAACTTTGATATCGTTGGCCCTGTTTGTGAAACAGGGGACTACCTTGCAAAAGAAAGGGAACTTGAACTTTGTGAAGGGGAGCTTCTCGTAATCCGATCATGCGGGGCGTATGGTTTTACCATGTCTAGTAATTATAACTCCAGACCTAGAGCATGTGAGTTGCTCGTTGATGGTGCTGACGCTCGTTTAATAAGAAAGCGAGAAACTTATCAAGACCTTTACTACTTGGAACAATGTGATTAGGATCCAAATATGAATTCAAAAACTATAACACTAACACCACTTTTTCCAACAACTGAATGGGCCTGGGATATTTCAAAAGACCATGGCAGTACTGTTCGTATCCTACACCCATCTGGTAATGTCTTTATTTCACAAGTTATATTAAATCGTCAGTCTCGTTTAGAAGGTAACGAACAAAAAATTTATGACCTCAACTTAAAAGATGTAGACCTTATCGCTTATATTATGGATTACTTCATCAATAAGGCGACAACAAAACTTAATCGTGGAAACGCCATGATTGTTGCGGGAAATCTTGTTAGTAGTTATCGCTTTCGTCTACCTCTTGGCCCAGAAACACTTCCTTTAGAGGATCAAAAAACTTCTTTTGGTGAATACCGAAAATTTGGTGAACATAAGTTATTCATGGAAGGCCAAGAAATTAATGTCTTTGTCATTGGGAAAGAAGGCAAGAATGAATTCTATGCAGTTACCCTTAATGATACCAAAATAGGGGATTTCAATATTCCAAAGCTTGAACTTTTAAAATTTCCACGCTCTTACTTTAAACAAAGTTTTGATTAGAAAAGCCGTTTAACGTATTGAATTTACAGTGGATTTCTTTACACTATCTTTGTTTACTATACTGGTGTATAGTATATAGGTGGAGGTCATAGATGGCACATATTCAACAAAATAAGAAGAAGATTATAACTCGTATAAGGCGTATCAAGGGTCAGCTCGAAGCCGTTGAGCGTGCCCTTCAAGAAGATAAGGATTGCTATAGTATTCTACAAACACTGGCCGCATGTCGTGGTGGGCTTAATGGACTAACTGGTGAGTTAATTGAAGAACATGTGAAGAATCACGTTATGGTCTCTCCTCTTGATCCGAAGACACCTCAAGATGAAGCTGCAATTGAATTGGTAAATTTAATTAAAACTTATTGGAAGTAGATATGAAACATGAAGAACATTTGGAATCACATAATTTTGTATTGGATGATGCACGACTAGGTTCAAATGAGAGGAAGACGATTCTCGTTATTATTCTTACATTTGTAACCATGGTTGTGGAAATTGGTTATGGATACTTTACTGGATCGATGGCCTTACTTGCAGATGGCTGGCATATGAGTTCACACGTTGGTGCACTTGGTATTACTGTTATTGTTTATCGACTTGCACGATCTGAAAAAATAAATAAAAAGCTAAGTTTTGGTGCAGGTAAAATGATTCCTCTAGGAGGCTATACGAGTGCCCTCATGTTAGGAATTGTCGCCGTTGTAATGGGGGTAGAGTCGATAGGAAGATTTTTAAATCCAATGGATATTAAGTTTGAAACGGCCATTATCGTTGCAATAATTGGTCTTATTGTAAATATACTGAGTGCAATACTGCTATGGGACTCACAGGGTCAGCAACATGGCCATGGACAGGATCAAGCTATTAATCATGTTCACGATCACAACCATCGTTCGGCCTTATTACATGTTATTGCAGACGCTCTAACTTCTGTAATGGCCATTGCGGCCTTGTTCACTGGGAAGTATTTTGGATGGCTATGGGCCGATCCAATTATAGGAATTCTTGGGGCAATCGTAATCTTAAAGTGGGCATGGGGGCTGGCCAAAGATACTGTCTGGGAACTTCTTGATGGTAATTCGAAATTATTTGATGAAGAAGAAATTAGAAAGCTTTTTGCGCACGATGAAGATATTGAAATAGCAGACCTTCACTTGTGGAGAATTGCTCCAAATGCTCATGCGTGTGAAGTGATGATTTATAACTGTAACTTAAAGGGAAGTGAGTATTACCGTGAAAAAATACTAGCGAAGTACGATATTTCTCACCTTATCGTTGAAGAAAGACTTTGTAGCAAGTGATAATTTGATAAGTATTTAAAATGCCGTCTTTTTGGGGCAGTAATGCCCCTGCTTTTTTCTCCATCTTTTATTATTTCAGTACCTTATTTGCCGATTTTTAAATTGTATTAATATTTTATATGAATTTAGTTGAGTTCGTCGATAAAGAAGCGAAATGAAGAAGATATTTAAAAAGTCTTATATTCATATTTTATGCTTACAGCTGTTAATTTCGAGTTGTGTACCTGAAATTCAACGTCGTGAAAATAGTCGCGGAGAGGTTCATGTAAGTAATATTAGTGTGCAAGGTGACAAGCTAAGAATCTTAGGTTCGAGTCTTCATAAGGTTGAAAATATTCGCATCACTGATAAGAGTGGAGCGACTTCAAATTTTTCAATTGGTTCGCAAAATGAAGGGGAGATCATAGCAGATGCACTTTCCAATACTCTTCTACCTCTTAATCAAATTCTTACTATGACATTAGAGAGTGCAAGTGGTGCAAGTACATTTTCAATCAATGTTGACCTTCCTGATCTTGGAGCATCTCACGGACAGATTCTTCAATATAATGCCATCACTAGAAAGTGGGCGCCGGCCAATCAGCCAACATCTAGTGTGACTTCTGTTAATGGGAAATTAGGTGCAGTTAATCTTACGGTAGATGATCTGTATGATGCAGACACAAGTGGTGCAATCTCTGGTTCAATCTTAAAATTCAACGGAACAAGTTGGGTTATTGGAACGGATGAAGGCGGTTCATCAACAAATGCAACATCAATTCACAATCGATTAGTTTCAAATATTTCACCAACTGATGGTCAGGCCCTTGTTTGGAGCAGTAGTAACTCATCTTGGGTTCCTTCGACAATCGCAAGTGGCGGTGGCGGCGGATCTGGTGAAGCTAATACCGTTTATACAACAGGTGGAACTTCTATTTTTAAACAAAAGGTTGGTAGTCAACTCCAGTTTAAAGGTCTCTCTCCATCATCTGATATCAATATTACTGAAGGGTCAAACTCACTTGGACTTCAAATAAATACAGGTAATGGTGCAAACCAACTTCTAAGACTGGACTCTCTTGGAAGACTTCCTGCTATCGATGGTTCACAGCTTACAGGCATCTCTGGCGGAGGTGGTGGAAGCGGTGAAACCAATACAATGTCAACGGCCGCAGGTGCTTCTATTTTCAAACAGAAGTCTGGGGTAGACTTTGTAATGCGAGGTATTTTAGGTTCATCTGACTTTGTTGTTAATGAAAGTACTAATACAGTTGATCTACAAATTAATACAGCAAATGGTGCAAATCAACTCTTAAGACTTGATTCAAGTGGGCGCTTACCTGCTATTGATGGTTCTCAGTTGACAGGAATTGCTGCTGGTGGGGGAGACTCAACATTACAATCACGTGATGTATCGGCCGCAGCACCATCCAACGGTCAAGCTCTTCTTTGGAATGATGTAAGTCAGCATTGGGAACCTGCTACAATCACTGCTGGTGGGGCCGGAGGAGAAATTAATACTGCCTCAAGTGCTGGTGGTGAAGCAATTTATCAAAATAAAGTAGGTTCAAATTTAGTCTTTAAGGGACTTACTAATACATCAGATATTTCCTTAACTGGAAATGCAAATGATATTCAAATTGGAATAAATACTTCGAATGGAGCAGGACAAATTCTTCGCCTTGATTCTTTTGGAAGACTTCCGGCATTAGATGGATCGCTTCTTACTGGTATCTCATCATCATCTTCAGGGGATGCTGTTAGCTTACAAACAAGAGATATCTCTTTAACAGCGCCAACTGATGGACAGGTTTTAACTTGGAATAATACTTCTTCTGAGTGGGAGCCGCAAAGCCTTGCAGCAGCAAGCTCTGATGCCACAACTCTTCAAACGAGATCTATTTCAACAACAGCACCTGCTGATGGGCAGGCCCTCGTTTGGAATAATGCAACAACTCAATGGGAGCCTCAGACAATCGTTTCTGGTGGCGGCTCAGGTGAGAATAATACGATTTCAAGTGCTGGTGGAGTTTCTCTTTTTAAACAGAAATCTGGAGTTGATTTAATTCTAAAGGGCCTTCAAGGCTCAACTGACTTTGCGATCTCTGGTAGTACTAACACTGTTGATCTTCAAATTAATACATCAAATGGTGCAAACCAACTTTTAAGATTAGATGCTTCTGGGCGTCTTCCTGCACTAGATGGTTCTCTTCTAACTGGAATTGCAGGTGGAAGCTCTGATGCTACGGCCATTCAGTCTCGTACTGTTTCTTCTGTTGCTCCTTCAAACGGACAGGCACTTTTATGGAATAGTACCAGTTCTCAGTGGGAACCAACAACAATCGTTACAGGTGGAGCTGGTGGGGAGGCCAATACTGCTTCTAGCGCCGGTGGAGAAGGGCTATTTCAAGCAAAGGTTGGAACAAATCTCGTTTTTAAAGGCCTTAGTGGCGGTGCGGACATTACATTAACTGGAAATACTAATGATGTACAAATTGATGTGACAACGACTAATACGGCAAATCAGCTGTTAAGGCTTGATGCTTTTGGGCGTCTACCTGTGGTTGACGGATCTCAGTTAACAGGAATTGTTACTTCTGATAATACAATTCAATCACGTGCTGTAGCTTCAACTGCGCCAACTGATGGCCAGGCCCTTGTGTGGAATAACACCGCTTCACAATGGGAGCCGCAAACGATTAGTGCTGGAGGAAGTGGAGAAGTTAATACAATTTCAAGCGCTGGTGGTGCGACTTTATTCAAACAAAAAACAGGAAGTGATCTTGAGTTAAAAGGTCTAACTGTAACAACTGATCTTGCGATAACTGAAAATGTAAATGATGTACAAATTGGAGTGAATACTTCTAATGGGGCCAATGAACTTCTTCGCCTTGATGGCTCTGGCCGTCTACCTGCAATCGATGGTTCTCAGCTGACAGGAATTTCTGCCGCTGGAGAAACGAATACAGCAAGTAATAGAGGTGGGGACTACGGGTTATATTCTCAAAAAGTTGCAAGTGATCTTCAATTTAAGGGCCTAACTTTTAGTTCTGATTTTTCAGTAATTGACGCTGGGACATACTTAGATATCTCTGTTGGAAATACAAATGTTGGTGATGGACTTCTTCGTCTCGAATCAGATGGAAGCTTGCCATCTCTAGATGCAACGAATCTTTACAACCTTCCTGCAAGTGATACAACCTTACAGTCTCGTGCGGTTTCGGCAAGTGCTCCAACGAATGGACAGGTATTAACTTGGAATAGTTCATTTTCTGAATGGGAGCCAGGCGACCTCGTTGCTCCTGGTGATGATCTTGGAAATCATACAGCTACTCAAAACTTTCAAATTGGTGCCAACTATATTTCTTACTCAGGACTTGATGAAGGTCTTTATGTAAACCTAGGTGGTAATGTTGGTATTGGAACAAATATACCAGCTGCGGATCTTCACATTGTCGACTCTCATGCAGAAGTAAAAATTCAAGATAGTAATACAGGTATCTCATCTGAGGTAAATTTCACATTTCTTGCCGATGGTTCGGAAGCCGGCTTTGCTCTTTTAAATTCAAATTACGACTGGGCCGCTGACTTTCCAGATTCCTCTTGGTCAGATGTGATGTTATTCCACTCAGCTCCTGAGACTGCTAATGGAATGCGTATGCATGCCTTTGCTGGTGATATAAATCTTTCTGTTGGAGATGCAATATTAACTGATGTTGTAAATGTAAACGGAACAAATGCCAACGTAGGTATTTTAACGACTTCACCTAGTGCTTCTTTCGCCCTTGATGTAAATGGATCTGTTCGTGGGACTGCTGCATTTGATTCAACATCAGATGAGCGTCTTAAAAAGAAAGTAATGACAATTTCAAGTGAGATTTCTATTCTCGACAAAATTTCGCTTCTTGATGGTGTGTACTTCGAGTGGAGAAAGGATGAGTTTCCACAAAAGAATTTTAAAGAGGGCAGAGATATTGGTGTCATTGCCCAGAATGTAGAGAAGGTCTTTCCTGAGGCCATTTCAAAAGATGAAAACGGATATTTAAGTGTTGCTTACGCAAAATTAGTAGCTCCACTTATTGAAGGTGTTAAGAGTTTATTTTCAATTTCAAAGGAACAAGGAAGAAATATTGCTTCCCTTGAGGCCCGTACAAAACAACTTGAAGAAGAGAATCAGATGCTTAAAGAAGCTCTTTGTGAAATGAATCCAAAAGCGAAGATCTGCCTCGCTAAAAAACCTAAGTAGTTAGAATTACAAGTGTTTTCACTATAGTAGATGGTATGGAGAGTTTGCTCCTTATGCTGGAAGAAAATTAGAAATCAGTAGGGTAAAAAGAGTCATTAAAAAATTCTGTGAATAAAAAAAGGGAGCTATTAAGCTCCCTTTCTTTTTATATCTCTATTGCTTTAAATTAAGCTTCGTCGATACTGAAGTTTTCCATCTGATCGAAGTTTAGGTAACGATAGATTGAATCATCTTTACCTTCAAGTGGCTTCATCATTGATAGATATTCATCAACTTTTGGAATGTATCCAAGCTTTGCACAGATTGCAGCAAGTTCTGCTGAACCTAAGTAAACCTGAGCACCTTTACCAAGTCTGTTGTTGAAGTTACGAGTTGAAGTAGAGAATACTGTTACACCGTCTTTAACACGTGCTTGGTTACCCATACATAGTGAACAACCTGGCATTTCAAGTCTTGCACCAGCAGCAGCGAATTTCGAATAGTAACCTTCTCTTGTCAATTGGTCTTTATCCATCTTTGTTGGAGGACAAACCCATAGTCTAGCATCAGCTTGACCTTGACCATCTAGAACAGTCGCAGCAGCTCTGAAGTGACCAATATTTGTCATACATGAACCGATGAATACTTCATCAATCTTATCACCTTGTACGTCACTCATTTTCTTAACGTCATCAGGATCGTTTGGACAAGCAACAATTGGCTCTTTCATTTCATCAAGATCGATTTCGATAACAGCAGCGTACTCAGCATTTTTATCTGCTTCCATTAGCTCGCCACTTTCAATCCATTTTTCAACTTCAGCGATACGTCTCTCTAAAGTTCCAACGTGACCAAAACCATTTGCGATCATTGACTTCATAAGTGCAACGTTTGAGCTTAAGTACTCAACAACTGTTTCACGACTTAGCTTAATCGTTGAACCAGCAGCACTTCTTTCTGCAGTAGCATCAGTAAGCTCGAAAGCTTGCTCAAGTTTAAGATCTGGAAGACCTTCCATCTCAAGGATACGACCTGCGAAAATATTTTTCTTATTCTTCTTTTCTACTGTTAGTAGTCCGTCTTGAATTGCTTGGTAAGGGATCATATTTACAACGTCACGTAGAGTGATTCCTGGTTGTAATTTTCCTTTGAATTTAACAAGAACTGACTCTGGCATATCAAGTGGCATAACACCTAGAGCAGCTGCAAAAGCAACAAGCCCAGAACCTGCTGGGAATGAAATTCCAAGAGGGAAACGAGTGTGTGAGTCACCACCAGTACCAACTGTATCTGGGATAAGAAGACGGTTTAGCCATGAGTGGATAATTCCATCACCTGGTCTAAGAGCAACACCTTCTCTGTCATGGATATAAGTTGGAAGAGTAGCGTGAGTAATAACATCACTTGGCTTTGGATAAGCAGCTGTGTGACAGAATGACTGCATTACAAGGTCAGCGTTGAACTTAAGACATGCAAGTTCAGTCATCTCATCTCTTGTCATTGGCCCTGTTGTATCTTGTGAACCAACAGTAGTCATTTTTGGAAGACATGAAGTTCCTGGAAGGATTCCTTCAACTCCGCATGCTTTCCCAACCATTTTCTGTGCAAGAGTGTAACCTTGGTTTTCGTGAGCTTCAGTAGTGTGAGGCTTAGCGAAGATTCCTGAGTCATTTGCAGTCCCTTGTCCAAGTTCTGCTCTTGCTTTATCTGTAAGCATTTTACCAATGATTAGAGGAACACGGCCACCAGCTCTAAATTCGTCTAGAATTGTTTCTGGAGCGATTTCGTATTTTGCAAGTTCTTCACCTTTGTCATCAAGGATTTTTCCTTCTAGAGGACGAACTTCAATAATTGTTCCTGTTGTCAGTGCTGATACGTCAATTCCTTGAATTGGAAGAGCACCTGAATCTTCTGCAGTGTTGAAGAAAATTGGAGCAATAGTTGAACCAATGATTACACCACCACGTCTCTTGTTTGGTACGAATGGGATATCTTCACCAATGTGCCATAGAAGAGAGTTACAAGCTGACTTTCTTGAAGAACCTGTACCAACAACGTCTCCTACGAAAGTTACAGGAAGGTTAAACTTTTCTTTTAGGTCAGAAATTTGTTTTGGACCTTCTGGGAAAAGAGCTCCACCCATAACATTTGCGTGAAGAGGGATATCTGCTCTTGTGAATGCAAATGGAGCAGGAGAGAAGTCATCTGTATTGATTTCACCGTCAACTTTGTAAACGACAGTTTTGATTGATTCATCAACTTGTGGTTTATTTGTAAACCACTCAGCATTTGCCCAAGACTCGATG is a window from the Bacteriovorax sp. BAL6_X genome containing:
- the lysA gene encoding diaminopimelate decarboxylase, yielding MDFFNYRNHELFAEENKVSDLVQKYGTPLYIYSLKTFKRHFLAFQEPLREHRHLICYAVKANSNINILKELAAMGSGFDIVSRGELERVLAAGGLASKTVFSGVGKSYDEIEFALEKGIKCLNVESIAELRRINEVAKKINKKAPVSIRVNPDVDAKTHPYIATGLKENKFGISFQKAQEVYEIAHSLEHISVEGIDCHIGSQLTNVGPFLEALERLKQLVDTLRKNGTPLKHIDLGGGLGVKYRDEIPPHPSEYLAEVIKSLEDYPELELIFEPGRAIAANAGILVTKLEYIKENEGKYFAIVDAAMNDLMRPALYQAWQEVIKVDQSIKGTKENFDIVGPVCETGDYLAKERELELCEGELLVIRSCGAYGFTMSSNYNSRPRACELLVDGADARLIRKRETYQDLYYLEQCD
- the dmeF gene encoding CDF family Co(II)/Ni(II) efflux transporter DmeF, with the protein product MKHEEHLESHNFVLDDARLGSNERKTILVIILTFVTMVVEIGYGYFTGSMALLADGWHMSSHVGALGITVIVYRLARSEKINKKLSFGAGKMIPLGGYTSALMLGIVAVVMGVESIGRFLNPMDIKFETAIIVAIIGLIVNILSAILLWDSQGQQHGHGQDQAINHVHDHNHRSALLHVIADALTSVMAIAALFTGKYFGWLWADPIIGILGAIVILKWAWGLAKDTVWELLDGNSKLFDEEEIRKLFAHDEDIEIADLHLWRIAPNAHACEVMIYNCNLKGSEYYREKILAKYDISHLIVEERLCSK
- a CDS encoding metal/formaldehyde-sensitive transcriptional repressor; amino-acid sequence: MAHIQQNKKKIITRIRRIKGQLEAVERALQEDKDCYSILQTLAACRGGLNGLTGELIEEHVKNHVMVSPLDPKTPQDEAAIELVNLIKTYWK
- a CDS encoding tail fiber domain-containing protein, producing MKKIFKKSYIHILCLQLLISSCVPEIQRRENSRGEVHVSNISVQGDKLRILGSSLHKVENIRITDKSGATSNFSIGSQNEGEIIADALSNTLLPLNQILTMTLESASGASTFSINVDLPDLGASHGQILQYNAITRKWAPANQPTSSVTSVNGKLGAVNLTVDDLYDADTSGAISGSILKFNGTSWVIGTDEGGSSTNATSIHNRLVSNISPTDGQALVWSSSNSSWVPSTIASGGGGGSGEANTVYTTGGTSIFKQKVGSQLQFKGLSPSSDINITEGSNSLGLQINTGNGANQLLRLDSLGRLPAIDGSQLTGISGGGGGSGETNTMSTAAGASIFKQKSGVDFVMRGILGSSDFVVNESTNTVDLQINTANGANQLLRLDSSGRLPAIDGSQLTGIAAGGGDSTLQSRDVSAAAPSNGQALLWNDVSQHWEPATITAGGAGGEINTASSAGGEAIYQNKVGSNLVFKGLTNTSDISLTGNANDIQIGINTSNGAGQILRLDSFGRLPALDGSLLTGISSSSSGDAVSLQTRDISLTAPTDGQVLTWNNTSSEWEPQSLAAASSDATTLQTRSISTTAPADGQALVWNNATTQWEPQTIVSGGGSGENNTISSAGGVSLFKQKSGVDLILKGLQGSTDFAISGSTNTVDLQINTSNGANQLLRLDASGRLPALDGSLLTGIAGGSSDATAIQSRTVSSVAPSNGQALLWNSTSSQWEPTTIVTGGAGGEANTASSAGGEGLFQAKVGTNLVFKGLSGGADITLTGNTNDVQIDVTTTNTANQLLRLDAFGRLPVVDGSQLTGIVTSDNTIQSRAVASTAPTDGQALVWNNTASQWEPQTISAGGSGEVNTISSAGGATLFKQKTGSDLELKGLTVTTDLAITENVNDVQIGVNTSNGANELLRLDGSGRLPAIDGSQLTGISAAGETNTASNRGGDYGLYSQKVASDLQFKGLTFSSDFSVIDAGTYLDISVGNTNVGDGLLRLESDGSLPSLDATNLYNLPASDTTLQSRAVSASAPTNGQVLTWNSSFSEWEPGDLVAPGDDLGNHTATQNFQIGANYISYSGLDEGLYVNLGGNVGIGTNIPAADLHIVDSHAEVKIQDSNTGISSEVNFTFLADGSEAGFALLNSNYDWAADFPDSSWSDVMLFHSAPETANGMRMHAFAGDINLSVGDAILTDVVNVNGTNANVGILTTSPSASFALDVNGSVRGTAAFDSTSDERLKKKVMTISSEISILDKISLLDGVYFEWRKDEFPQKNFKEGRDIGVIAQNVEKVFPEAISKDENGYLSVAYAKLVAPLIEGVKSLFSISKEQGRNIASLEARTKQLEEENQMLKEALCEMNPKAKICLAKKPK
- the acnB gene encoding bifunctional aconitate hydratase 2/2-methylisocitrate dehydratase, giving the protein MSNFLEDYHAHVEERAKEGIPPLALTKEQATEVVKLLEAAPTQELLDLLKDRINPGVDPAAQVKASFLVGITKGAQTCSLISKEYAVELLGTMVGGFNLQGLVDIVAGNDDALAKLAAKELKNLPLAVNVFDDVKKLADGGNAIAKEIIESWANAEWFTNKPQVDESIKTVVYKVDGEINTDDFSPAPFAFTRADIPLHANVMGGALFPEGPKQISDLKEKFNLPVTFVGDVVGTGSSRKSACNSLLWHIGEDIPFVPNKRRGGVIIGSTIAPIFFNTAEDSGALPIQGIDVSALTTGTIIEVRPLEGKILDDKGEELAKYEIAPETILDEFRAGGRVPLIIGKMLTDKARAELGQGTANDSGIFAKPHTTEAHENQGYTLAQKMVGKACGVEGILPGTSCLPKMTTVGSQDTTGPMTRDEMTELACLKFNADLVMQSFCHTAAYPKPSDVITHATLPTYIHDREGVALRPGDGIIHSWLNRLLIPDTVGTGGDSHTRFPLGISFPAGSGLVAFAAALGVMPLDMPESVLVKFKGKLQPGITLRDVVNMIPYQAIQDGLLTVEKKNKKNIFAGRILEMEGLPDLKLEQAFELTDATAERSAAGSTIKLSRETVVEYLSSNVALMKSMIANGFGHVGTLERRIAEVEKWIESGELMEADKNAEYAAVIEIDLDEMKEPIVACPNDPDDVKKMSDVQGDKIDEVFIGSCMTNIGHFRAAATVLDGQGQADARLWVCPPTKMDKDQLTREGYYSKFAAAGARLEMPGCSLCMGNQARVKDGVTVFSTSTRNFNNRLGKGAQVYLGSAELAAICAKLGYIPKVDEYLSMMKPLEGKDDSIYRYLNFDQMENFSIDEA